CACCACCGCCATTGGAGTATGATTAAAATTGTtctaatcaaataaacttacaaccaaccaaccaaaatAAGACTGAAGATTAAGTTGTTATATTTaatgtgacatttttaaaagagGTTCACTACTATAAAAAAGATGCTCTATAAATCATAAATATTTAcaaataaattgtatttaacACATTTATATTGTCGTAAGGCATTACAGACACCACTGCCATTGGAGTATGATTAAAATAAGACTGAAGATTAAGTTGTTATATTTAATGTCACATTTTGAAAAGAGGTTCACTTACACTGCACACACCAACTGTGTAACTTTGAGGTATTTGAGACCGGACTAACACAAATGTATTACTTGCTGTACAGGTGGGAGTCCCTGCTCCTCATGACCATGTATGGAATCTACATTATAATCATGAAGTAAGTTTACCAGAAGACCAAACACATATCATTCCTCTATACCATATGGATGTAAGCAAACAGTATCGGTTTGTTTGCAGGTTCAACTCCCAGCTTCTGGCGTTTGTGACGCGTCGGCTCAGGAGCTCCGGGCCGTGCTGCCTCGGATCAGAGAATGACAAGATGGGAGAGGATGCCTCTGCTTGCAACACCTCCCTGGTGCTTCTCAATAAAGGTCATAAGATGTTTGAATAATGAATAATCTTCTCTTCtttgctgctgtgtgtctgttctctcaaaatctgttgtatataaataaaaggaatGTTATTTGTCATGTTTAATCTACAACCTTTTCACAGGCCAAGTCCATCATCAGGAGGCTTCTCCAGTCATCATGGTGGATGAGCTTCTCATCCTCAACCCTCACAAACTGTCCTTCTCTGATGCTGGCCTGCGTATTATGATCACCCCCCACTTCTCCCCCCGCACCAGGCTCTCCATGGCAGGACGCATGCTCATCAGTGAGGTATTTGACACACAAGGAACGCACATTATAACACAATCTTCTCTAAGCTCTATAACAAAAAATGTCCCGCTGTCCTCTCACAGAGACAGAGGCTGATTCAGAGTTCGAAGGACCAGCAGGACGGCCAGGCTGGCCCCGGGTCACGAAGGGGATCAACCAGCAACAGCCTGAAGAGGATGGGGTCCTGCAGTCTGGAGAACGGAGGCAGGACACCCGGGATAGGAGACACAGAGTCAGGAGACAAGCCAGGGGTCGGAGTGTgccagacagaggaggaggatgacgaTGGGATTTTCAATCCCGTGCGCATACCAGGTGAGGAAGATCAGCTGTAAAGTGCGAGTAAAATTTAACCTGCAatgatatttgtgtgtgtgtgtgtgtgtgtgtgtgtgtccttgaaaTACTTGATTGTCTTGACTACCATGTGCCCTTCTGACCGGCTTCCCGCTCCTCACAGGTAGCTGCTGTGCGCGGGTGAAGTGGCTGATCAAGTGGCCTCTGGGCCTCCTGCTCTACTGCACTGTGCCTAACTGTATTCAGCCACGATGGCACCGCTGGTTCATGGTCACCTTTGTGGCCTCCACCCTGTGGATCGCCATCTTCTCCTACCTCATGGTGTGGATGGTAAGGAGGCACGACTTAATGCAGTGAAGACAGACCGTGAGCTTCAATTctgaaacaataaaaatgacaaaaaactgaTCACAGATGCTTCAGGTTGCTGTTGGTCTAATACAAACTGTATTGTTATACAGTTATAATCTACAGCATCCCTTGTACTCTTTACAGCTACTAAATGTAGATGTAATGTACATCCATACATTGGTATGCATAGATAAACAGAGACCAGTTGaaagctttaaaggtccagtgtgtaacgcgtttagttttttagtttagTGTTTTCCTCGTTCACAAACTtcaatatttaccaccaccatcaattccaagtattccttttggcttgaaattttacatttgcattcgcatgaactagagtagacgctccatattcatgcgccatcttgaaatacgttaaatggtaagggacatacaggatatACAGTACTGCaccgcctttcacgttttcgctgtcacatgataaactcacaggtgctgctaatgctgctaatgggtatcgtagcttcccgaccccggcaagtttgaagaaggaaacatggaggaccacacgtattcaaaatccaaatttcaggaacaggagtcttcttcttcgcccacaaaaagaaaaaggatattgaaaagagcaagagacagactttttgttgttatttgagGATGTACCACCTTAAAATGCTCCCTCTGTGCATTCTTGACACTGATGTGTCCTAATGTTTCTGTCAGGTCACCATCATCAGCTTCACACTAGCCATCCCAGACTACATTATGGGCATAACCTTCCTGGCAGCAGGGACCAGTGTGCCGGACTGCATGGCAAGTCTGATTGTAGCTCGACAAGGTAAAAAGCGCAAACCTCATTCTGAATTTCCAAGTCTTTTTGTCTATTTTCTCTTTGTGGTGCAAGGGCTTCAATTTAGCATTTCTCTGTCACTTTTCCTGTCTCTTTTCAGGCATGGGGGACATGGCAGTGTCTAACTCCATAGGCAGCAATATCTTTGACATCCTTCTGGGTTTGGGTTTCCCCTGGGCTTTGCGTACCCTTGTGGTGGACTACGGATCATCAGTATGCATACACTTTATCTCCCTATAATACCAATCTTCTTTTCCTTCCGTCTGTGATTTACtgatgtctgcatgtgtgtgagaggcCTATCGAAACTGATATTTTAAGTTCTCACTTCTATTAGATGTTCATAAAATTGTGACACCTGCTTTTCCACCCCATAGGTCTCCATAAATAATAAAGGACTGGTGTATTCTGTCATCCTTCTGTTGGCATCTGTTTTTCTGACGGTAAGGAAACAAGTTTTAATATCTGTTGTCAGTATGCAAAATAACTAAAAATAGATTTTAATTCAGTTCAAGACATCGTGAACATGGGGGGGGGATGTCACTGTCCTGCAGCGAGAATTTACCTTCAATAAACACTTCATATTGACCTGCATGCAATGTGAAAAGGCAACAACAGAAACAGTTTCTAATATAATTTGtctaaaaaacaaattttgattgttgcgggcaagttaattaaaaaatgcaatggaatatgcgggatatttatgcaattttatgcgatgaaattgcaggaacttgcaaaaactacagtttgatgaaaaagagaaaaaaaagtgattccccaacaccctgctttttgatgatgttcacgtcgcgtaattttgtcacttcataacgttctcatggcaacaggggaaaatggctgctcttgtgtgaagtaaacacaacatttttcaactttctactaatatgtgacttttttgcaacgaaaatgcggggattatgaaatcatgcaaaccCCGTATATTTTgtgcggaaatcggcaatttatgcagcaatttatgtggcgaaagtGTGGCGTATTAGAAAAAATGTGgcccctgcataaatatgcagactttggctgattatgcattgaattatgcgatcacataatcaagtttttctggagggactgtttaatgaaataaaaaatcattTGAATCCTGTTTTTAGAGGTTTAATAATTTCACTGTGCAGTTGTACTGTGTTGTACTATTGTACATGCTGAGCTGTTTACAGATTGTCGCACAAGCAGGTGGccaaaaaattaattaatgcatGTATTGCAATGCATTTTTGAACACTCAATATTGACATTGGCCTCAAAAATCCAGTATCAGTCCAGCTCTATTACATTCACTCTTAGATTTATCCAAAAACTGTATTACACGTGAATCTTTTTGGCTCTTGCTCACCACTGTCTA
This genomic interval from Perca flavescens isolate YP-PL-M2 chromosome 13, PFLA_1.0, whole genome shotgun sequence contains the following:
- the LOC114566331 gene encoding sodium/potassium/calcium exchanger 3 isoform X2; this encodes MQEKSDNQSIDQPRAAIHEFPQDIFTKEQRKKGAVCLHALCAIYMFYALAIVCDDYFVPSLEKISENLQLSEDVAGATFMAAGSSAPELFTSLIGVFITKGDVGVGTIVGSAVFNILVIIGLSGIFAGQTVVLTWWPLFRDSSYYILAVLTLIMVIYDATVVWWESLLLMTMYGIYIIIMKFNSQLLAFVTRRLRSSGPCCLGSENDKMGEDASACNTSLVLLNKGQVHHQEASPVIMVDELLILNPHKLSFSDAGLRIMITPHFSPRTRLSMAGRMLISERQRLIQSSKDQQDGQAGPGSRRGSTSNSLKRMGSCSLENGGRTPGIGDTESGDKPGVGVCQTEEEDDDGIFNPVRIPGSCCARVKWLIKWPLGLLLYCTVPNCIQPRWHRWFMVTFVASTLWIAIFSYLMVWMVTIISFTLAIPDYIMGITFLAAGTSVPDCMASLIVARQGMGDMAVSNSIGSNIFDILLGLGFPWALRTLVVDYGSSVSINNKGLVYSVILLLASVFLTVTSVHLNHWKLDRRLGLGLLFLYAIFLLFSILFGQM
- the LOC114566331 gene encoding sodium/potassium/calcium exchanger 3 isoform X1 produces the protein MRAAARHRRPFQRLCCCGVGLVAVIWLAQVIQAPETESSGFRPGVDGGELRWTRRLMQEKSDNQSIDQPRAAIHEFPQDIFTKEQRKKGAVCLHALCAIYMFYALAIVCDDYFVPSLEKISENLQLSEDVAGATFMAAGSSAPELFTSLIGVFITKGDVGVGTIVGSAVFNILVIIGLSGIFAGQTVVLTWWPLFRDSSYYILAVLTLIMVIYDATVVWWESLLLMTMYGIYIIIMKFNSQLLAFVTRRLRSSGPCCLGSENDKMGEDASACNTSLVLLNKGQVHHQEASPVIMVDELLILNPHKLSFSDAGLRIMITPHFSPRTRLSMAGRMLISERQRLIQSSKDQQDGQAGPGSRRGSTSNSLKRMGSCSLENGGRTPGIGDTESGDKPGVGVCQTEEEDDDGIFNPVRIPGSCCARVKWLIKWPLGLLLYCTVPNCIQPRWHRWFMVTFVASTLWIAIFSYLMVWMVTIISFTLAIPDYIMGITFLAAGTSVPDCMASLIVARQGMGDMAVSNSIGSNIFDILLGLGFPWALRTLVVDYGSSVSINNKGLVYSVILLLASVFLTVTSVHLNHWKLDRRLGLGLLFLYAIFLLFSILFGQM
- the LOC114566331 gene encoding sodium/potassium/calcium exchanger 3 isoform X3 — translated: MFYALAIVCDDYFVPSLEKISENLQLSEDVAGATFMAAGSSAPELFTSLIGVFITKGDVGVGTIVGSAVFNILVIIGLSGIFAGQTVVLTWWPLFRDSSYYILAVLTLIMVIYDATVVWWESLLLMTMYGIYIIIMKFNSQLLAFVTRRLRSSGPCCLGSENDKMGEDASACNTSLVLLNKGQVHHQEASPVIMVDELLILNPHKLSFSDAGLRIMITPHFSPRTRLSMAGRMLISERQRLIQSSKDQQDGQAGPGSRRGSTSNSLKRMGSCSLENGGRTPGIGDTESGDKPGVGVCQTEEEDDDGIFNPVRIPGSCCARVKWLIKWPLGLLLYCTVPNCIQPRWHRWFMVTFVASTLWIAIFSYLMVWMVTIISFTLAIPDYIMGITFLAAGTSVPDCMASLIVARQGMGDMAVSNSIGSNIFDILLGLGFPWALRTLVVDYGSSVSINNKGLVYSVILLLASVFLTVTSVHLNHWKLDRRLGLGLLFLYAIFLLFSILFGQM